In Methanoregula formicica SMSP, the DNA window CCGGGGGCTGGGCAAAGAGGCTGACGAGTTTTCGCACACGGGGGTGGGCGGCGGCAATCCTGTTGATCTCCTGGTCGGGTTTGAGGATGCGATTCACGTCTTCGTAGGGGACACGGTGGAGGAGCCCCGCGTATTCCGGTTTATGCTGTGCGATGTGGGCATATGCCTCTTCGAAGTCGTACTTGGTGTAACGGCGCCCGGAAGGGTGGACGCGGGCACCGCTCTCTTCAGGGACATACCGAAGAACGCAGCCGATCCGGTCGGTATTGTCGTACGTGGAGACCGCATAAAGCCAGCCATCCCGGTCTTCGATAAAATCACGCAGGCGGACGGGCAGCATACAGAATCACCGGGATCGCAGGAACGATGCGATTCTATCGATATCCGCCCCGCTCCGGATAATCTCCCTCTTCTCCAGGTCGACCACCGTACTTGGGGTTCCGGGCAGCCTTCCCCCGTCAATGAGTAACTCGTGGGGGACTGTGCATTCATCCGGTGTCTGCGGGTCCTTTGCCCCGTGGAGGTTGGCGCTCGTCGCCGTGATCGGGCCATCGAATGCAGCGATCAGCTGCAGGGCAAGCGGGTGGGCCGGCATCCGTATTCCTATCCTGCCGGTCCCCCCGGTCAGGACGTCCGGGACGCAGTTCCGTGCAGGGAGGACAACGGTCACCGGCCCGGGAAGGAAGGTATCGAAGAAGCGGTCCATCCAGGATTCGGTGCGGACGACCGCTCCCAGCATATCCCGGTCGGAGACGGCGATCGAGACCGGCATCGCAATCGGGCGTTTCTTTGCTTCGTATACTTTCCGGATTGCCTCTTCGGAGAATGCATCGGCCCCAAGGCCGTATACCGTCTCGGTGGGGTAGACCACGAGGCCGTCATGCATCAGGACAGAGACGGCCTTTTTCATGATGTCCATACTCAGAATTCCCGTCCCCTGACACGGTTGATATCGAAGACTGCCTTGGAACTGACGTGCATGACGGCAAAGACTCCCGCTTGGATGGGATCGGTCACCACAAGGTCGGCATGCTCCGGTACGGTACCCGCCATCTTGAGCGCGATGACCGGTATCCCTGCCTCGCGGACACGGTCAACGGCTTTCGAGATCTCACCGCCCATGATGGATCCCGCAAGGACGAGGATAGTGGCCCGGGGCAGGCGGGCTACTGCGTCCACGGCGAGGGCAAGGGTGCGCTCCCCGACGAGGGGAATAGTGTCCACCGAGATCCGCTCGCCCCGGATGTTGTGCCGGTCAGCCTCGTTAACGGCACCGAGGGCAACCTGCGCCACCTGCGCTCCACCGCCTATGATGATGACACGCGACCCGAAGATATGACCAAACGGCTGGTACGCCCTGACGTCCTTGACCGAGTCGATGTCGTTTAAGTCCTTTAAGAACTGGGCATGGTCGCGGGAATCGTCGCAGTCATACTCAAAATAGAGTTCGGCCATGCCGCAGTACGGGCCGGTGTCGAACACCTCCTGGTTGATCATGACGATGTTTGCGTCATGGTTGGCTACCACGGTTGCGATATCCCGCAGGACGCCCCTGCGGTTCTCCGCGATGATCCGTATTGCCGACCGTTCGGGTTCAGACTCCATAGGACTGATGCGATAACCGGGGATCGAACCCGGGTTAGAAGCTTGGGAAGCTCCTGTCCTACCGCTAGACTATTATCGCACGTATTGCTGCTCTCAATTATTGGGTGAGTTTACCATAAATATATCCCGGTTGTCCGCGGGTTCGTATTAATACCGCAGAAAACAAACTCTATCCAGAGAAGACCGCGTTTACCGGGAGCAACCGTTTCCGGGAAAATCTGACGCCGGAGAGATACTATGCGCCTGCGAATCCTGACACTGATCCTGATGGCCGGCCTGCTCGCCCTTGTATGCGTTCCTGCGCAGGGAGCGACCGGCGGCCCGGTTACCGTCCTGTACCAGAACTCGTTCTCGAGTAATCCAAAATGGGTGACCAACAACCCGTCCCTTGATTACTGGGACCCCGGGCTCCAGATGTACCATTTTGCTATCGAGCCCAGTACCGGTGCCTATGCTTATACGCTTGTCAAGGGCTACGAGAAGCAGCCGTTCACGCTGGAATACGATGTGATTCTCAACAAGGTGGATGAAGGAACCACGTTCCGGCTCGGTTTCTCGGGGGAAGCCATGAACCCGGAGGTTGGCCCCAATGTCCTCACCGAGTTCACCAATGCAAAATACGGCCAGATCATGTGGCTCCGGCTGGTCACACCCGGCAACAAGCTGATGAAGGTCAACAGCGAGTCGGGAGATACGCAGAACAGCGGCAGCATTGCCTACAAAGGCCCGACCGTGAACTACGAGCTGAACAAGACCTACCGGGTAACGGTGGACTACAACAAGGACCAGCGCACCCTCACCATGAAGGTGAACGAGAAGACGAGCGGGCAGGAGATCTGGGGGTATTACATCAATACTGTCGAGGACCTGAGCGGGATGGACCGCATCTATCTCGGCTCGATCGGGGACTATGGTATGATGCACCGGTACGCTGAAGGCTATCTCGACAATGTCCGGCTCACCGTTCCTGCCGAGGCTGAAGTGACGACTCCCGCTGCCGCGGTAACAACGGCTCCCCAGACCCCGACGACACGACCGACCGCGATAAAGACAACTGTTCAGCAAACCGCGCTTCCCACAACCGCTCCCCAAGAATCCCCGGTACCGGTACCGGTCACTATTCTCGCCTTGGGAATAGCAGGGGCCTGCATGGCGCTGTTCCTGAACAAGCGGAAATAATCTCCCCCCTTTTTATCATTCATAGACATTCCCGGGTCATATCCGCGGCTCTGTGGTTATCCTGAGTTCTTGCGGGAGAATAACGGAAATCCCTTTGTAAAAAGAGTATGGATGATGGGGTGTGTATGATCTCCGGAGAAACGAGTGATCTCCGGACCTCTGGAGTGTGTACTGCATTTCTGCCGGCTCATGCCGGCAGTATGAGGCGATAGTGGTGCCGTTACCTGTTTCACGGCCCGTGTGCTGCGGGCCTTATGACGTGCTGTTCTGGTCAACGTTCGTTCCGGTGCGTGGCATGGGGGGCATCTCATGAACTGCCGGGCATCCGGTGATTGTATGTCCGAATCCCTGCGCTGGTGATCGGGAAAACAGGTGTGCCACTGGTCTCCCATGTACTGGTAATCGTTGCCCCGTGCGGGGAACCCGGTACCATGACAGCGCTGCCACAACCGCCATCGGGAAACGCTGCGGAAGCCGGGGATGAGATCAACCCAACCGAGAGCAGGACAAGGGACAGTCCGATCATGATGATGCCGGTGTTCATGAAGTGGTCTCCTTTTGTTTTGGATGGATCGGTGACACGCCGAATCAGCTTCGTGCATCACCTGATTTATCCTGTTTTCCGGGCAGGCTGATAAATACCCAGAATTGCCCGGGTTTATTGACAGAACCCCGCGGTTACAGGAATCAACCCGGGGAGTGTAATTATGAAGAGAAACCATAAGCAGAAAATATAAACAGTCATACCCTTATCTTCCGGTAACCAAGAGAAGGTGTATACCCCCTGGTGGAGCATCATGGACGCCGCTGACAAATCCCCCACACTCATTGTTCACGAGGATTCCGACTCGCTTGAGGAGCTCTCGGAATACCTGGACGTGCTCTCGAGCAGCGCACGGTTACGGATACTGAAATTCCTGGAAAAGAAACCCCGCGATGCCCGTACCATCTCCAAGGAGATCGAGACGAGCTACGAGAATACCAAGAAGCACCTTGACAGGCTGCTGAGTATCGGCGTGATCAAAAAAGAGGCGGGACTCGGTGCCCCGACGTCGAAAGGGATCCACCCGGTCTGGGAGTATTCCCTGGTCCCGGGAGGCCTTGAGGCAATCATCCGGAACCTCGGGCTTTTCTCTAATACCCGGGTCCAGGTGGTGGGAAGCGATATCGCGCGCCGGCTTGACGAGGTGAAAGGCACCCTCTCCAAGGAAGTGCTGGGTAATGCTCCGGCAGCCATCGTCCTGGGCGGCCCGGATGACAAGAAGGTATTCCTGTTAAAAGGCGACAGCATCGCTGTGGGTAGGAATGATCCGGAGAATGCTGCATCGTTCCAGCCCGAGAAAGACATCGTCCTTGCCGACAGTTATTCTGCGGTCACCCGTGTCTCCCGCCCCCATGCAAAATTCACCCATGACAAGAGCGGGTGGTACCTCGAGGACTGCGGCAGCACCGGCGGCACCCAGCTGAACAACCACAAGCTGGAGAAAGGTATCAAGAACGCGCTCCATGACGGGGACCTCATCGAACTTGCAAAAGGCATATCTGGTGTCCGGCTCGTCGTGATCCTTCCCGGGGCATAATGAACTGCGGGTGAAAAGGACGCACTTATAAGAACTATCCCCTCCAGTACGAATAAGAGAAGTAGTTTCTTTCGATCCCCCATGATCCCGTGTTCACGCTTCCGGATCCTTGGCGTTATTGCACTTGCTGCCATGCTCATCAGCCTGCCGGCTGCCGCCGCCGAACATACGGTGGGGCCCAGTGGAGCCGAGTTCTCCACGATCAAGGATGCTGTTGACTGGGCGGTTGGCGGCGATACTATCCGTGTCATGAGCGGGACGTACACGGATCCCGTCCGGATTGACAAGAAACTGACCCTGATTGGTGTGGACAGCGGGAGCGGAGCGCCGGTCATCGCACCGCAGCCGGCAGCAAGCGGCATTGAGATCCACGCCGACGGTTGTTCCGTGCAGGGATTCACCATCATGGGAAGTGCCGGTGCGAGCGGGATCCGCGTCTCCTCGGACAGCAACTTCATCCGGCACAATACCATCCAGGACAACGGCGAAGGGATAACGTTCGTTTCGTCCGACAAGAACTCAATTGTCGGCAATACTATCACCGGCAACAACCGGGCGGGAATTACCCTTACCGCATCGAGCAGCAACACGTTCGATGACAACACCATCCAGGATAATGCCATCGGGATGACCATGGACGCCGAATCGCGGTCCAACACGGTCTCCCGGAACATGTTCTTCAACACCCAGAATGTTGTCTCGAAGAGTCCGAGCTCCTTATGGAGCAGCCCCGCCACCTACCAGTATATCTATCTGGGAACGACCGTAAAGAGCCGGATGGGCAATTACTGGAACGACTACCGCGGGAAGGATGCGAACGGTGACGGAATCGGGGATATTCCCTACCCGACGCAGACCAGCGTTGCTGCCGGTGAGGGAAACGATCCATATTCTGCCGACGACTTTCCCCTGATGGACCCGGTCACGTATTATTCTACCGTGAGCGTTGACGCCACACCCGCCTCCGGGGCGGCCATCACGGCCTCACCGTCACCGGTCACTACCCGGATTCCGGTGACGGCGAGACCGGCGCAAACAGCCGTGCAGTCTCCCCTGCCGACCCAGCCATCAACCCCGGGCACTTCCGGGAGTTCAGGGATCGGAGAGGGGTTTGCCAGGATCCTGCAGAACATCCCCCTGACCGCGGTTGTCCTCATTGCCATCGGCCTTGTCCTTGCCGGTATCGGTGTCTATCTCTTCGTTTTCCGTTCGTCCGAGGAGGTGTCCCTTCCCGAATCCCTTGCCCCGGTCACCACCCGGGCGGCGTCCGTCCTGAAGGGAGCCGTTGACAAGACATGGGGACTTGTCACACGGCCCGCGGAGACCGTGGCTGACATGGCGGAAGAGACGCGGGCTTCGCCCCTCCCTGCAGCAACGGACCAGAAGAACTACTTCCCCCGGGAGCTGGAGAGCAAGTATACCGACATATCGTTTGTCGGGCGGGGCGGGATCGCCTGGGTCTTCTCGGCGTACCGTAAGACTGACGGTGTCCGGGTTGCCGTAA includes these proteins:
- a CDS encoding L-threonylcarbamoyladenylate synthase, which gives rise to MDIMKKAVSVLMHDGLVVYPTETVYGLGADAFSEEAIRKVYEAKKRPIAMPVSIAVSDRDMLGAVVRTESWMDRFFDTFLPGPVTVVLPARNCVPDVLTGGTGRIGIRMPAHPLALQLIAAFDGPITATSANLHGAKDPQTPDECTVPHELLIDGGRLPGTPSTVVDLEKREIIRSGADIDRIASFLRSR
- a CDS encoding DUF5612 domain-containing protein, with translation MESEPERSAIRIIAENRRGVLRDIATVVANHDANIVMINQEVFDTGPYCGMAELYFEYDCDDSRDHAQFLKDLNDIDSVKDVRAYQPFGHIFGSRVIIIGGGAQVAQVALGAVNEADRHNIRGERISVDTIPLVGERTLALAVDAVARLPRATILVLAGSIMGGEISKAVDRVREAGIPVIALKMAGTVPEHADLVVTDPIQAGVFAVMHVSSKAVFDINRVRGREF
- a CDS encoding FHA domain-containing protein — encoded protein: MDAADKSPTLIVHEDSDSLEELSEYLDVLSSSARLRILKFLEKKPRDARTISKEIETSYENTKKHLDRLLSIGVIKKEAGLGAPTSKGIHPVWEYSLVPGGLEAIIRNLGLFSNTRVQVVGSDIARRLDEVKGTLSKEVLGNAPAAIVLGGPDDKKVFLLKGDSIAVGRNDPENAASFQPEKDIVLADSYSAVTRVSRPHAKFTHDKSGWYLEDCGSTGGTQLNNHKLEKGIKNALHDGDLIELAKGISGVRLVVILPGA
- a CDS encoding protein kinase domain-containing protein, which codes for MIPCSRFRILGVIALAAMLISLPAAAAEHTVGPSGAEFSTIKDAVDWAVGGDTIRVMSGTYTDPVRIDKKLTLIGVDSGSGAPVIAPQPAASGIEIHADGCSVQGFTIMGSAGASGIRVSSDSNFIRHNTIQDNGEGITFVSSDKNSIVGNTITGNNRAGITLTASSSNTFDDNTIQDNAIGMTMDAESRSNTVSRNMFFNTQNVVSKSPSSLWSSPATYQYIYLGTTVKSRMGNYWNDYRGKDANGDGIGDIPYPTQTSVAAGEGNDPYSADDFPLMDPVTYYSTVSVDATPASGAAITASPSPVTTRIPVTARPAQTAVQSPLPTQPSTPGTSGSSGIGEGFARILQNIPLTAVVLIAIGLVLAGIGVYLFVFRSSEEVSLPESLAPVTTRAASVLKGAVDKTWGLVTRPAETVADMAEETRASPLPAATDQKNYFPRELESKYTDISFVGRGGIAWVFSAYRKTDGVRVAVKIPISFDEVTGKCFLNEIAAWETLRHQNIVEVSAVNILPVPYVEMEFVPGSLEALEKPLPVWKAVRLITGVTEGLRYAHDHGFIHRDIKPHNILLTDELVPKITDWGMSKVLAADVKKSSVAGFSLSYAAPEQVSPSEFGRTDERTDIYQLGVVFYELVTGSIPFGGESIVEVGNAILRDPPLRPSEYNPEAEAVEKIIIKCLEKDPAQRYQSAEELLAALKGYLDEDDG